In a genomic window of Streptomyces sp. NBC_01231:
- a CDS encoding ABC transporter permease: MSAATATTTVDVDARIPLRGHLRHTGALIRRNLLWIRQDPESMFDAILFPVVFTLLFVYVFGGSIGQSLGGGQEAYVQYVVPGLMAMMGMNMAQGVGTGFNTDFNSGVMDRFRSLPIGRGSVLFAKIAVELMRMLIATAVLMVIGVLVGFHITNWAGLLASVGLSAVFGSALMWVFLTLGVVMKSAQSVQAMGFLVLMPLQFGSSIFAPTQSMPGWLQNFTDYNPLSSLADAARGLMVGGPVAHGLWVTLAWSLALTAVMAPVAIHKFRTKS; encoded by the coding sequence ATGAGCGCCGCAACCGCCACCACGACCGTCGACGTCGATGCCCGTATCCCGCTGCGCGGCCACCTGCGCCACACCGGCGCGCTGATCCGCCGCAACCTGCTGTGGATCCGGCAGGATCCCGAGTCGATGTTCGACGCCATCCTGTTCCCGGTCGTCTTCACCCTGCTGTTCGTGTACGTCTTCGGCGGTTCCATCGGGCAGTCGCTCGGTGGCGGCCAGGAGGCCTACGTCCAGTACGTCGTGCCCGGGCTGATGGCCATGATGGGCATGAACATGGCCCAGGGGGTCGGCACCGGCTTCAACACGGACTTCAACAGCGGTGTCATGGACCGGTTCCGATCCTTGCCGATCGGGCGCGGCTCCGTGCTGTTCGCCAAGATCGCGGTGGAACTGATGCGGATGCTGATCGCGACCGCCGTTCTGATGGTCATCGGCGTCCTGGTCGGCTTTCACATCACCAACTGGGCCGGACTGCTGGCCTCCGTGGGTCTGTCCGCGGTGTTCGGCTCGGCCCTGATGTGGGTGTTCCTCACCCTCGGCGTGGTCATGAAGAGCGCACAGTCGGTGCAGGCGATGGGCTTCCTGGTGCTGATGCCGCTGCAGTTCGGCTCGTCGATCTTCGCGCCGACCCAGTCCATGCCGGGCTGGCTGCAGAACTTCACCGACTACAACCCGCTGTCCTCGCTCGCTGACGCGGCGCGCGGACTGATGGTCGGCGGCCCGGTCGCGCACGGGCTGTGGGTGACCCTCGCCTGGTCGTTGGCGCTCACCGCGGTGATGGCCCCGGTCGCGATCCACAAGTTCCGCACCAAAAGCTGA
- a CDS encoding ATP-binding cassette domain-containing protein, with product MKRIDKTPSDGKAAVTVRGMVKHYGETKALDGVDLDVREGTVMGVLGPNGAGKTTLVRILSTLLAPDAGQATVAGYDVVRQPRQLRRVIGLTGQYASVDEKLPGWENLYMIGRLLDLPRKDARTRADELLERFSLTDAAKRPASTYSGGMRRRLDLAASMIGRPEVLFLDEPTTGLDPRTRQEVWTEVKAMVGDGVTVLLTTQYMEEAEQLASELTVVDRGKVIANGAIDELKATVGGRTLRVRPADPVHLRPLASALDDLGITGLATTTVDADSGTVLVPILNDEQLTAVVGAVMARGITLSSISTELPSLDEVFLSLTGHRASAPQDTVPAETREEVAV from the coding sequence ATGAAGCGAATCGACAAGACCCCCAGCGACGGGAAGGCCGCCGTCACCGTGCGGGGGATGGTCAAGCACTACGGCGAGACCAAGGCGCTGGACGGCGTCGACCTGGACGTGCGCGAGGGCACCGTGATGGGTGTGCTCGGCCCGAACGGCGCCGGCAAGACCACCCTCGTACGCATCCTGTCCACCCTGCTCGCCCCCGACGCCGGCCAGGCGACCGTCGCCGGATACGACGTCGTCCGGCAGCCGAGGCAACTGCGCCGGGTGATCGGACTCACCGGGCAGTACGCATCGGTGGACGAGAAGCTTCCCGGCTGGGAGAACCTCTACATGATCGGGCGGCTGCTCGACCTGCCCCGCAAGGACGCTCGCACACGCGCCGACGAGCTCCTTGAGCGGTTCTCGCTGACCGACGCCGCCAAGCGGCCGGCGAGCACGTACTCGGGCGGCATGCGGCGGCGGCTCGACCTCGCCGCCTCCATGATCGGGCGCCCGGAGGTGCTGTTCCTCGACGAACCGACCACCGGACTCGACCCGCGCACCCGCCAGGAGGTGTGGACCGAGGTCAAGGCCATGGTCGGCGACGGGGTGACGGTCCTGCTGACCACCCAGTACATGGAGGAGGCCGAGCAGCTCGCCTCCGAGTTGACCGTCGTGGACCGCGGCAAGGTCATCGCGAACGGCGCCATCGACGAGCTGAAGGCGACGGTCGGCGGCCGGACGCTACGGGTCCGGCCCGCCGATCCGGTACACCTGCGGCCGCTCGCCTCGGCGTTGGACGACCTCGGCATCACCGGCCTGGCGACCACCACCGTGGACGCCGACAGCGGCACCGTCCTGGTCCCGATCCTCAACGACGAGCAGCTGACCGCCGTGGTCGGCGCGGTCATGGCGCGCGGCATCACGCTCTCCTCCATCAGCACCGAACTCCCCAGCCTGGACGAGGTGTTCCTGTCGCTCACCGGCCACCGCGCCAGTGCCCCGCAGGACACCGTGCCCGCCGAGACCCGCGAGGAGGTCGCCGTATGA
- a CDS encoding helix-turn-helix transcriptional regulator, giving the protein MAQRKNIDGSSSVPTFYGKELRWKREAAGLTLEATVAGSFYGKSHLSDIERGERRMPLDLARHVDQVLKTDGFFERCCEDVRKARRGPHASYFEKVLEAERYAESIEEWCPSVFPGLLQTAPYARVLVRSARPNASDDEVEEKVQARLARARLFEDDHSTPEYWAILHESLILDPILPPQEMADQLDLIAGLAERYRIVPQIVPRTCGAYPLMAASAKVMTFPDAPPLVYVEASYSGDTIDDPALVKQYRKAYDRLRAVALSPETSLAMITAAAEDYRNGKHPDRLE; this is encoded by the coding sequence ATGGCTCAGCGCAAGAACATCGACGGCTCCTCGAGCGTCCCCACCTTCTACGGCAAGGAGCTGAGGTGGAAACGGGAGGCCGCCGGACTCACCCTGGAGGCGACCGTCGCGGGCAGCTTCTACGGCAAGTCGCACCTCAGTGACATTGAGCGCGGGGAACGGCGGATGCCGCTGGATCTGGCCCGGCACGTGGACCAGGTCCTCAAGACGGACGGCTTCTTCGAGCGGTGTTGTGAGGATGTGCGGAAGGCGCGCAGAGGCCCACATGCCTCGTATTTCGAGAAGGTCCTGGAGGCGGAGCGGTACGCGGAGTCCATCGAGGAGTGGTGCCCCAGTGTCTTCCCCGGGCTGCTCCAGACCGCCCCGTATGCGCGTGTGCTGGTCCGGTCGGCCCGACCGAACGCGTCCGACGACGAGGTCGAGGAGAAGGTGCAGGCGCGTCTCGCCCGCGCCCGCCTCTTCGAAGACGACCACTCCACCCCGGAGTACTGGGCGATCCTGCACGAATCGTTGATCCTCGATCCGATCCTGCCGCCCCAGGAGATGGCCGACCAGTTGGACCTGATCGCAGGGTTGGCGGAGCGGTACCGGATCGTTCCGCAGATCGTCCCGCGGACGTGCGGCGCGTATCCTCTGATGGCCGCCTCAGCCAAGGTCATGACCTTTCCCGACGCCCCACCACTCGTCTACGTCGAGGCGTCGTACAGCGGCGACACCATCGACGATCCGGCCCTCGTGAAGCAGTACCGCAAGGCATACGATCGGCTCAGGGCCGTCGCACTGTCACCGGAGACGTCCCTGGCCATGATCACGGCAGCGGCAGAGGATTACCGAAATGGCAAGCACCCGGATCGACTTGAGTGA
- a CDS encoding DUF397 domain-containing protein, protein MASTRIDLSEALWRKSSYSNGDGGECVEIAGDFPGAALWRKSSYSNGDGGDCVEVADNLPGLVPVRDSKAVPDGPALLLTAHAWAPFVAALKDDELTA, encoded by the coding sequence ATGGCAAGCACCCGGATCGACTTGAGTGAAGCGCTCTGGCGCAAGAGCAGCTACAGCAACGGTGACGGCGGGGAATGCGTAGAGATCGCCGGCGACTTCCCCGGCGCCGCCCTCTGGCGCAAGTCGAGCTACAGCAACGGCGACGGCGGCGACTGCGTAGAGGTCGCCGACAACCTCCCCGGCCTCGTCCCCGTGCGCGACTCCAAGGCCGTCCCCGACGGCCCCGCCCTCCTCCTCACCGCCCACGCCTGGGCCCCCTTCGTCGCCGCGCTCAAGGACGACGAACTGACCGCCTGA